One Acutalibacter muris DNA window includes the following coding sequences:
- a CDS encoding helix-turn-helix domain-containing protein has translation MEFNIKLARERAGLTQKELAQKIGVAPSTLNGYEKGNHDPKSDLIIKIALICDVSADYLLGRTDDPTPEYIRQSQDTPKLSLHERDVALAYRKANDDTKLIVDTALKPFFHKESEKGIREKAIG, from the coding sequence ATGGAATTTAACATTAAATTAGCGAGAGAACGTGCTGGTCTTACCCAAAAGGAGTTAGCTCAAAAAATTGGAGTCGCTCCAAGCACTTTAAATGGATATGAAAAAGGTAATCATGACCCCAAATCAGATTTAATTATTAAAATTGCTCTCATATGCGATGTTTCAGCTGATTATCTTCTTGGCCGCACAGATGACCCTACTCCAGAATACATCCGACAAAGTCAAGATACACCCAAGTTGTCTTTACACGAAAGAGACGTGGCACTCGCTTACCGCAAGGCCAATGATGACACGAAGCTAATCGTTGATACTGCGTTAAAGCCATTCTTTCATAAAGAATCTGAAAAGGGGATACGGGAAAAAGCTATTGGATAG